From the genome of Colletotrichum higginsianum IMI 349063 chromosome 4, whole genome shotgun sequence, one region includes:
- a CDS encoding glutathionylspermidine synthase — protein MRRVPVKKRPDALRLVQSQGLVYADAVGPHGSETYWPDNRYYSFTLEEIELLERAAKDVFDMCCETADYLVDRPDVMEKMAIPAFAFKQIIESWNREPAWGSVYGRFDVCFGGLQHPDPRLRTPKFYEFNADTPTSLLESACIQWLWLEQTGCGNDQFNSINESLVEAWKRNLTLIDEKLGHKSTVYFATCDSDSTGEDAMNAMVLMETCQIAGWETRAISMGEIGISLEDGRFYDTKGNHLDVVFKLYPWEFMVEDAPGKACFTDMDSSDGTIWIEAPYKMLWSNKALFAVLWSLFKDDERSRWLLPTYFEGDDVPASLTKYARKPIFSREGGGITLEEDGRVIQDSADESYGKEGHVVQELALPPEFKDPGGRSHYPVLGIWMVDGEPAGMGIREAATPITTNVSAFVPHSIEDGPVNYERRDVPTKEEIDRALSVDQLCDPEREALAQSEMVRFIERITM, from the coding sequence ATGCGACGAGTTCCTGTGAAGAAGAGGCCGGACGCCTTACGCCTTGTACAAAGTCAAGGCCTTGTCTATGCTGACGCCGTCGGACCCCATGGATCAGAAACCTACTGGCCAGACAACCGGTATTACTCTTTCACCCTTGAAGAGATTGAACTCCTCGAGAGAGCCGCCAAGGACGTGTTCGACATGTGCTGCGAGACGGCTGACTAtctcgtcgaccgcccaGACGTCATGGAAAAGATGGCAATTCCTGCATTCGCGTTCAAGCAGATTATAGAATCCTGGAACCGCGAACCGGCCTGGGGAAGCGTCTACGGACGGTTTGATGTCTGCTTTGGAGGGCTCCAGCATCCCGATCCGCGTTTGCGCACGCCAAAGTTCTACGAGTTTAACGCAGACACGCCGACATCGCTGCTCGAGAGTGCCTGTATACAATGGTTGTGGCTTGAGCAGACGGGTTGTGGAAACGACCAATTCAACAGCATCAACGAAAGTCTGGTTGAGGCCTGGAAGCGTAACCTGACGCTTatcgacgagaagctcggccaCAAGTCCACAGTCTACTTCGCGACCTGCGACTCGGACTCCACCGGAGAGGACGCCATGAACGCCATGGTCCTGATGGAGACCTGCCAAATTGCAGGGTGGGAGACCAGAGCCATCTCCATGGGAGAGATTGGCATATCCCTGGAAGACGGTCGCTTCTACGACACCAAAGGCAACCACCTTGACGTTGTCTTTAAGCTCTACCCATGGGAGTTCATGGTGGAGGACGCACCCGGAAAAGCGTGTTTCACTGACATGGACAGCAGCGACGGCACCATCTGGATCGAGGCGCCGTACAAGATGCTCTGGAGCAACAAGGCGCTCTTCGCCGTCCTCTGGTCCCTCTTCAAGGATGACGAGCGGTCAAGGTGGCTCCTCCCGACATAtttcgagggcgacgacgtcccgGCGTCGCTCACGAAATATGCGCGGAAGCCCATCTTCTcccgcgagggcggcggcatcaccctcgaggaggacggcagGGTGATACAGGACTCGGCCGACGAGAGCTACGGGAAAGAAGGCCACGTGGTCCAGGAGctggcgctgccgcccgaGTTCAAGGACCCGGGAGGCCGGTCCCACTACCCCGTGCTCGGGATCTGGATGGTGGACGGGGAGCCCGCGGGCATGGGCATCCGGGAGGCCGCGACGCCAATCACCACGAACGTCTCGGCGTTCGTCCCGCACTCCATCGAGGACGGGCCCGTCAACTACGAGCGTCGGGATGTCCCGACCAAGGAGGAGATTGACCGGGCCCTGAGCGTTGATCAGTTGTGCGATCCCGAAAGGGAGGCGCTGGCGCAGAGCGAAATGGTCCGGTTTATTGAAAGGATCACAATGTGA